The DNA region GTAAACAGCAGTCAAGCAGGGACTGGAGAATTCCTGGAAACAAGGATAGAGATAATACTTTTGGACACAGTGCTTGCCAGTAATCACTACtaactttttttgcttttgcatTCCGACAAGAGTACGATTAATACACCCCGTACTTGGCTTGGTGAACCTACAGCACTCTACACTGGTTGTGCATACTTTCATTGTCTCGAGTGTCAAGTTTATGGGCgttccctctgtctgtcctcccagATCCGCATGCAGGCTCAGGGAAATGTGATCCAGGGCAGTATGATGGGCAACTTCATCAACATCTACCAGCAGGAGGGAACAAGAGGACTGTGGAAGGTACAGAACACCTGAAAGTAGTCATGGGTTTCAGGTAGCACGGACATTGCTCTTTAATATTCAAATCTTCAATCTTGtaacattctctctctttttgcctCAGGGCGTCTCTCTAACGGCTCAGCGGGCGGCCATCGTGGTCGGGGTGGAGCTACCGGTCTATGACATCACCAAGAAGCATCTGATCCTGTCAGGCTACATGGGGGACACCGTgtacacacacttcctgtaaGTTTGCAGTCACCTGGACGACATCCTGCTGTCTCATGTGATGTTATCGACTGGAGGAAATTGCTTGTCAGGGCAAGACATATTTCAAAATTTTAAGGTGGAACTAAGAAATGATACACTGTCCTGTTCAACATATGTATGTGTTGACCATCATCATTATTGCCTACTGAGCTATCTCAAGTCTTTTGAAATATGGTTGTTTGATTGTACCTGGAAGTAAGCAACTCTCAATGCTCAATTGATATAACACAATAGTTCAACCCATAGACAATTAATAAAAGCTTTTCTAAACACTCAATGTGTATTAGGTTAAATTGTCAGCCTTGCAGGAAGTTACATTTGTGTCAGCGGCACACACACCACCTCGGCAATGGCTGTTTAGATTTAATTAAGGGACAAATATAAAGAATCTACACACTATCATTTAAACGTGTGTCTTGTCGTGCCGCAGGTCCAGCTTTGTGTGTGGTCTGGCGGGGGCTTTGGCCTCCAACCCAGTGGACGTAGTCCGGACACGCATGATGAACCAAAGAGGAGGAGCTCTGTACCAGGGAACAGTGGACTGTATACTGCAGGTCAGTGACAGTCCCCGAATGGAGAAAATCAACATCTTACATTTGTTCCAGTTCAGATTGTGTTTGTAGATGACTAAATTAAAGCAGCACTCCAGCGATTTTGCaaatgaagatcagtttactcgtcatggGCGCTACTATTCAGCccatgaaaacagttgtataatgtcttttgtggctctggagggagcttttaaagtctgagaaaataacccctgATAAAGATGTGTGCTAGGCAGGGTGGGAACAAAAAGATACTGTTGGTTGCATTCTGGGAAACATAGGATCCAATGTCTTGAAGCTTGACCCacactagggactaaaagtcagcaAATCTCACCCTCAGCTACTAAATTTGActattctactttttttttatttgtctcttgTGACTCCCAAAGCTTTATAGAAGTGCAGTAATGCATCTTGGAGTGCCCTTTTAATTTAAGTACAGGCATCTTCATGAGTTTTATCTGTGAATTACCATGCAAATGTTGTGACATTTAAAGCAGCCAACAGTGtcaaaattatttgattttgattgataATCACTGGCCCATTgccaggaagtgtgtgtgtgtgtgtgtgtgtttgatttttgcCTCCTGTGAAGATTAATGTTTAGTATAATGTAGTTATGTTGAACGCCCAGAGAGGACTTTAGAACGGCCGTCAGAGGATAATAAGATTAAGATGGGTTTTTAacaggtttgtttttcttttcagacGTGGCGCTCCGAGGGCTTCATGGCCCTCTACAAGGGTTTCTTTCCCAACTGGCTCCGCCTGGGCCCGTGGAACATCATTGTATCCTTTAACCATCTCATTAGTGCAGCAGTCTGTTTACATATATCCACTGTGATGCAATATCTTTTGAGCTGGAGAAATCAGTGGGGAGAAGTTGTCAATTCTGTTATGCATTCAGTGACGTGTGGGATTCCAAGCCATGCTCCAGTGGAGGACAGCTTAGCTTAATGCTAGCTAACGCTTTTATGAAACTACTGCCTCATTACCCCACTGCCCGTGGTTAGAGAGGACGTATGGGGGTCCTCAATGGGGGGTAAGAGGAAGAGGGAACGGTGGTGAGAAAAAAGGAAGGAGCAGAGAGGGAACTTTATGACAGTCTTTCTGCAAAGGCCAGAGAGTTACAGGGGGAAGAGAGGTGCTGACGGGTCGTCATCGTGCTCCAACCAGGCCTGAACAATGTAATGAGATTATTGACTTGTTACAGCAGAGTAGACTGAGGTAACAAGGGAGGCTTTGAGCTGCATTACAGAAAGCGCCAAAATCCCTCAGTGAGCCTCACATTCTGCTCAACAAAAATGTCCACTCCTCTTGCCTGTTCCTTCTTGTTCCTTTACTCTGTGTCCAGTTCTTCCTCACATATgaacagctgaagaagatcaATGTGTGACTGGCAGAGTGAGACGGTGAAGAAGAGACGAGTATGAGCGCACACTCTGAGATGAGCTGAGAGGACCAAAATCTGGATGGGGATGGATCCTTGATGGAACCACTGAACGGGGGCAGGGGGTTTATGTAGACCTGTGTGTGAGTGGCGGCATGAGAATTTGCCTGATTCCTGTTTGGGCTACATGTCTCCTAAAGTCTGTGGCAAGTGTGGAAGACACTCCTATCTGATGTTTTCGCTCATCTGAATGCTATGTTAAGCTCATTTAAATTTGATACTGGCCCCTTAGATTCATGTCATCTAATTTATTGACGGGTAAATGGCAGAGAAATGTAAGACGCAAAAACTGGCCAAGACTCTAATGTCACGAGGGGTTTTCAGTCTTCTACATTTACAAGCGGTCTCCAAACGAGTGCCTTAGTTTGTGATAGAGGCTGCCTGCGCCTGAGTTGCATAAGTACTGAGAATGTTGGATAGCAGCTGACATTTGCAGCGATCATTCCCTTTTTGGACAGAAAATAGTTTGTGTGCACGAGTCAACAAACTTGGACTAGGAtgtggtgtttttcttttttctatatttctaAGTTGGGTGTGTGGACAGGTGAAATTATTTATACTAAGTCTCCCCCGGAGTATTTAGTAAAGAGCCAAGAACGCATCACTGTATACTGCAATAAATAACAGCCTGAAGACCAGTGTGGGTGCTCAGGCaggacacacgcacacacacgcccaTATGTGGCGAGCCTAGTGGTCCCTCATGCCAGCAAGTGCAGTCAgtaaatataatctggggcagCTGGGTGTTGACCCTGCACTCCCTGCGTTCTTGTGTTATCATCATATACGATGCTGTAAAGACTTATTACAAACGCAGAcgttattacatattatatccCACACCGCTTTAGGTTTAGACCACTGGGTCAGATTAGGGTATCCATGGCACGTCATTTGACGATGTTTAGTGCTTGAAGGCACTAACACCACTGCACATGATCCACAGTTAACTCCAGGTACATTTTCATATGCTGTATTTGCACGCTGAATGCTTTTCTGTGAGCTTTCATTGCAAAGAATGAATATGCTGCTGATGGTGTGTGAGCTGCCAAAGTGTAAGCCAGTGtaattttgtcatatttttgatacttttgatGTTGATGTAAAGGCTTCTGCAGCCCtgtatatttgaaataaaagtgacaaacccactatgccagtgtttttttgatttgttttcaccACAGTGTGGCGCTGTGGCGCTATACACTGGCACACCACAACTCGACCCAGATGAAACCAATAACTGTTTATGAGTCTTATTAAATTCCCAACCCTCATCTTTGAGGCCACAAATCTAGCAcagttgtgttgtttctgaGGGATTGCCCAGTTTctttcaaacacacatgttCATGCAGCATCCCACAAACAATCACTTACTATGAATTATTCAGAGGAATCTAAGATGTAATTGTTCTTTTATTTCGGTGGGTAAATTCCCAGTTTTCCCTCCTCAGAGTTGTTTTGAGGAGATGATGGGAGCTCGAGGGAGCGCAGTGGGAAACTGCCGTGAACTCGCAGTCtctctgtgtacatgtgtgcctTGTTCTTTTATTTAGGGAGCATCACCATGGGACTTATTACTTGTGTGAGAACTGTTATTGTTGTATCTGCTTCATCTAAGCCACCATAGGTTGCACTGCCACATTAGTGTTGGTGTGACATGCATGGTTGTGTTGAATAACTCAATTCCAAACAATGCCACAGAGTGTGATGGGTCTGTATGCTggtttaaacacaaaaacaccccGTACTGTCCATAAATCGAGTTgaatgagggaaaaaaagaataatgtgTGGCTTGTGCCAGGATTTGGCATCTATAAATTGACATTATAGGCTGTTGCCTGGCATCACATCTCTGGCACAGTCCTCTATAAGCTGGACAAGTATGGCCATGGGGGATTCCAGCAGTCACAGACATGCTACATTATGGGTATTATTTGCTGCCTGGCCCAAGGGTGCAGGGGGCTGGCTCTATTGTGTTCCAGGGATCAGAGTGATCTTTTGTGTCAGAGGGATAaggctctgctctgctccaaaCACCCTgccctttttctctccttttttgttctttcagcCATTTCTTAGATGAAAACGCCGCTCACTGCAACACACGGGTGAATAAATGGATGGATAAATGCACGAGTGGATGGAAATGTAGACAAGGAGACAAAGCTGTCATAGTCTGTTGATCCATTTGGAATAAGGACTGTGCTGCTTCTGGTCTGCACAGtgctgacaaagaaaaaacaaatcacaggCCTAATGCCATTTCTTTTTGCTCAATATTGCAGTTGAGATATGGGCTGGAATACAACAGAACAGTTTTTCCTTTCTCAGCTTTTGAAAGATGCTCATAAAATGCCTGGGTGCTTAGTTTGagtaaaatgaatgattttCCCTCCTGAAAATACATTGTTTACAGACCACAGATTCTGCATAACATCAAAATACCTTGCTAAGCTGTCCGAAACATCTTTCTccaggagaaaaaaagcagccTTTTGCAATTTGAAATTATGCCTGTAGTGAATATTGTGATAAATTGTACAGCTATGTCTggtctgtgaaaaaaaaactgacaaattGAGGATTTTAAACAAGGGGAGGCAACAGATCCTGCGGAAATGTCAAATCATGCTTTAGGAACTCTTTTCTCTGACAAACATCAGAGGTATTTCTATAGTAAATCGCAGAAAGGGACAAATATCACAGCAAGTCCCTGCAGGAATCATAGAGATgactagaaaataaaaaaacaagaagtaTGGTGGGATCAATATTAaaggagagttagatgagaagtttgataccacgctcatgtctgtacactaaatatgtcGCTGGAGCCACCAGCCgattagcttaacataaagactggaaacagtttaatatatacaaaaaccaaagtgaattttttaatatatattttttacacttaattaaacaaacaaacaagatataacttgttaattaaTGAAcgttagaggtgctggtaggtggattttgttaccttttgacagtcaggctagctgtttctgcCTGCTctactctttatgctaagctaagctaaccaatcAATTCTTGACCTTGCTGGCCGTAGCTTCATATTAGCTACAGACATGAGGGTGGTATCAATCTACAGTCTCCTTTTCGCttcacacagatctgatgtgaTGTGCATTAaagcaggtggatggaaacTTTGGGAGTTCCCACCATACTGTTACACTGTGGCATCTTTACACTGAATTTTGTCAGCTTGCTGTCTATCATCTTTAATAAGAGACAATTTGAGAAAGGTGCCTCCAGTTCTTGTCTGTTACACCCATAAACACGCTCGAATGCCGGAGTCGATGATTCATCTCGACTAAAACGCCTCATCCAGACAAACAACAGGCCTGCTAAATCACAGCGCAGTCGACCTACATTCACACAGCACTGGAAGGGGACTGGGACCCCGGGGAGACAGGATCACAAGGATGAGCCGCTGGTAATGCTGCTCCATTGTTCCATTAAGACGGGAACAGGCCAACACAGTGAATGTTAAAGGAGATAAAGGGAGGGGAGATTTGTTCCACATGTTGGCTCCTTTGACTCTCTGACTCCAAGAGTCAGAGAAAGTGAAGTTGTGCCACTTATAAAGACACTTTAATGTTCCTGTGACATCTGTATAGGGTTTAAGTGACCTTTTAGTTCTTTtaagaaaatgtgacattttggcaaatatgcttattcacttatttaaataaaacactcttatttcttgccgagagttggatgagaagattgataccgcttATGTCTGTCCGTTAATTGTGAAACTATAGCAAGGAAACGGTTAGCTGATCTTAGCTTAGAAACCAGACACAGGGGGGAAAGCAGctatggctctgtccaaaggttaagaaaattccacctaccagcacatttaaagctcactaactaacacATCACACctcctttgtttaatctgtacaaaaactaaagtttaaaaacgacaagttgtggttttactaagctaagctaagtcaAGCTAagtgtctcctggctgtagcttcaaatacggacagacatgagagtggtgtcacatttcccaaaatgtcattataggtctctgtgtgtgtctctggtgCTTAGCGGTGACTTTATAGTAACCTAATTGTATACATGGTGTTTTTATCTCTGTAACACAGCTATATTTGCATGGCTCTATCAAAAAATTGTTGTAAGAATCTATAGCAGGTTTTCCCTTCTTGTTCTCGGTTTATCCTCCTTATTTCTGGAGACTACATCCAAAAACTGGGTTAGAAAAAAATGACTACACTGCAGATGAGCAGGGAATACTGCCATCATAACATCACCACGTCCTTGTTAGACGTGTTCAGTCTTATGTAATTCCAGAGGATAAACACTAGGCTCATGTGCTTTCTTCTAGCTAAGACATGAAATCAGAGGAGTAAACACACCATCCGCCAGACTCTGTGTCTTTCTGCATAACCCGCTCAGTCACAGCTCCCTCATTAATATCCCAGCTTCTGATAaggaataaatattcaaatattcagCGGTATCAGTTTCCTTGGATGCCTGATTTAAAATTCCCTGCCCTCAGGCACAGCAGCAGGCACAGCATGCACAatccatacaaacacacacacacacacacacacacacatgttggtGGCGTTAGTGGGATTGCTCACTGACACTGGAGCCCTCCCACATACACACTACAGTCTGAAGCTGCTGTTCTCCACTTCTGCTTATGTCTCGCTCTCAcccttttttttatgaaaaaggGGAGAGGGATGGAGGTGGGAAAGAGAGGTGAAAGACTGAGGTGGGGAGCTGGGATAACAATGAGCTGATGGAATGAGACTTTAGATGGAGTCAACGGGGAGATGTGGAGAAAACTTTATTGGAAGTCAGCTGCCGTGAAAGGCGAGGACGAGTGCCCGAAGAAAGAGAATAGAAGATGACAAGAAGAGAAGGGATCGgtaggagagaggagaggatgcaACACATGTCTTGATTCTCTGCTGCGCTCCAATTAGCATCCATATGATGCCTCTAAGACAGTGGTTGTCAACCGCTGTGCCAAGGAATCAAGACACAAATGGGCTGCGAAATGAAGGGTTACTGGCCCTGACATTACTTGACTTGAGAACAATCTAAGAACTAAGTAAAACTGGGaagaatgtttttgtttgtgatgcCAGCAAATACTAACCAGTGCAATATTTACTCTCAGCCCAAAtctgaaaaatacatgaaagCAAGAGTGATTACTCTTTAAAGAAGACAAAATGTCTCTACACTGATTGTCAAAGTACTTTGTTAATTGGTTAGAAAAACTAGAATCAGAATCTGACTGAAGCAGTAAATTTAGTAGATTTCTATAATAAGATGGTGAGTTTGGCTTATATGGTGAGTCATTAAGCTCTAAACGAACGATACATAATCCTGCAAGACGACAAGGTATAGAGAAAACTGGTgaatagtgatgtcatcagggtcatcTCAGCTTTAGCTTACAAAAAAACAGAGCCAGCGTTTCATACTGGGAGTTTGGAGTCTAACAAAGAGAAGTcgttggttgcattatgggaaatgtaggatcaaggatttttttggagcttgactcaCAGAAGGAACTACagtaaaagtcaggatatctccacctctgctgcttcaattttgaacATTCTGCTTCCAATCTGCCTCTTGGAGTACTCCTTTAAacatcaaagttcattcttgacctcagAAATAgcaatttgacaaaacaatcccaacacAAGGACCACTTACatgctttttccagagctttcaactgtatcacaAGGTCCTCATCAAAGGACAGAGTTTGCTCAGATGTCATGGAGGTGGAACTGTTGACATGCAAGTTCAGTAGGCATTCTGATTTAATCCAAAGCACTTTTAgaacagatccatctccatgatAACTGAGTAAACTCCGTCCATTGATGAAGACCAGGAGATACGGTTGAAAGTGCTGGaaaaagctagcaagtggaccttgagttgagattgtgtTGTCAAAGGAAGATAGTTTTTGGATTAGTGAAACATAATGAATACAGCTACTTCCATTCAGGGAGGTCACTGAATGGTCTGAGGAGTATAAAAATAATGCAAATCACATGCCTTGGCCTTCGCAGTCACCAGATCTGAACCCAGGTGAACACCTCTGGGAGATTTTGGGCCAACATGTTAGACAGCACtttccaccaccatcatcaaaacaccaaattagGGAATATCTTTTTGCAAGAATGGTGTACATCCCTCCGGTAGATTTCCACAGacttgtcacccatctgtaatTCCACACCTTCTTACAGTATTTTAGACTCAGATAAAATGATgattaaaaggaaaattaatTGCTGAAACCAAACATTTACTGATCCAGGTTTGCTAGAGATTGTCTTCATCTGTGTGCTCCTGCTTGTACAGCCTTAATATCTGCGGTGAGAGTCAGATTCTGCACTGTACTTGATGTATTTAAGAATTTCACAATAAATCCCTCTGAGCTCCATGTCATctgtgagtttaaaaaaaagaaaaagtcacaAGCACTGTGAGGACTCACCGCCTGCGTGGATAAGCAGCCACCTGCCTGCCGCCAGTCGAGTTAGTGCGCCTCTCGAACACTCTTAAATAATGTAGGAGTTGAGAGCATATTCTCAAGAAACATTTCATGCAGAAGTCTCAGTCTCACTACTAAAATTAGGAGTATATTTGTGCCACTTTCACAATTTTCTTGCAGTCAAGAAGAAAATTTCCCACTGAGTGGCTTCATTGGTTTGACCATGAGTTCACCTCACCGTGGCAAATTAGCCAAATATTTCAGGCAATGTCGGGGTTCACAGATCAATAATAATACACAGAGTGTAGAcagtgaaggagaaagagagatagacaCAGTATAACTCCTCTCCTATTTCAACCAAATAAGAGTCACATGTCTTCTGAAGGCATGAGGCTTCATATCACACAGTAATCTGCTGAGGGAACAATCGTACCACTGTTGCCGCAGACTGTCAGAGGTGAGAAGCCTATCACAGCTCTCTTCCTCTCGCTCTCGCTTAAAAGACACACGCTCCGCTCCACAGGTGCAGTCTGACACAATCACTGGCAGTGTGGCAGGAAACTCACACTTCAAAGAACATGTTAAAGTGTGATCTTGGCAAACTGTCTTCTGATCACATCCCAGATAACCCACTTATTCCACATGGACTTTGTGTGTTATGTAGGCATCTCTGAGTAAACACCAGCAGTCATGTGAAACTAAAAAACACTGCCAATAATGTGACAATAGAAGAAAAGATCAGACCTATTAATAGGGAGCATTAAGACGATTAAGAAGATTGatcttttcttgctttttttaaaaagtggtgaTCTACAAAGAAGACAAAAGACCACAAGCCTCCTCCCTCAGGACTGCGCAGCTCcattcatacacacagaaacacattcatttatatatttatatatcaccTTTCAAAACAGAGTTACAAAGTAGGTATTTGGTTAAAGCAGTAAAAGACAGCAGGGTCCACAGTGCATTTATATAGCAATAGGGCAATCTAAAAATGGTAAAAGCAAAAACTAgtagaaaagaaataaataatatagaaataaaacaaaataaatagaatgtACATAGAAGTAGGTTTTGAGACGGgatttaaaagaagacactgaagTTGCTAGCCTGAGATCCTCATGTAGGGAGTTCCATAAACTAGAGCCCctttaacacatacacaaactttGACAGTAATTGGATTTACTGAAACTATTTTTCAATAAGGTTGCAACACCAATTAAAGTCACACAATTATTTCCTTACCGAGCTTAGCTATTTGGCCTCTGCTCATACAGAGGGGCCGGTGTATTTTTAAAGAGGTTGAGTGCTTGCTCTTACACagtcaagacacacacacacacacacacacacacacaaagatcaaTCTGTTTAAGTGGGCAGCGAAAGCCAAATTAAGGCCTTATTTCTGTTATTAGATTAACAGCAAATCCCCTactactgtgtgttttgtgattttgtgtctgtgcatgtttgaCAGGTTTCCTACAACTTCTCCATTTCAAATTGTTTTACCCTCCAAATCTTAAATTGTTTGATTTGGTCTTCTATGTCTGATAATTTGATGCCTGTGCAAAATAATTATTGTCTACTAGCCACTAACagtctttaaacctgcattaactaaCGTAACATTTAAAGACATCTAAACACAACATTATCATGTTGTTACCTTATTAAGTTCatatggtgaatgtgttagcaaacctTCGCCCATTTGACATCAGGCAGACATACAACAGcacacagcaacattagcagctctgttttggtctccaccaactcctaagaaaaatatctggctctttagctgctaaatgctccactatgttcaccagttaatttctaactgtgtctgtcagccgtttggtgctgggtagcTAGCGTACACAGGGTTTAAATGAGCTTTTTccatgaaaacagctgcctgctgaaaacaacactgatgagagcagtgagaccgaaccaaaacaataaagttgttggtcaaaaaaccaaaacagtgagctgaaagatgataaaaaaaaagctctatagagctgaggggaactgcagagacaggtgattttctgtgggttcgccactacgagcaacccctttcacattaaacagatcatttgatccattgtttatataaaaatatttattacagcagctttaaattatTCTTAGTGGGTTTacaatgttaaatgaaaaaaatgaagtcAGGAATACATAAATGTAACCGAAGGGACAATATTTAGCTATTTTGTCCTGAACAACTTGTAAATGATCTAAGTTATACTTTTGACGAGGTGTATGAATCCTGGGTTATATgtaatgtgtgtacatgttcaCATCTGTATGTTATAAAACTTGTcttctcaaaaacaaacaaaaaactaaaataatggGCCCCTAAAATCAGTGCTAATGgctgaaaaaacaacattatggGAACAGAGGCTGGGAAACTTTATTGAGTTCAGAGAAAAAGCCGTTTAGGGCATGTTACTGTATGGTCAAggtcagcttttattttgtttgtttttccctccTATGACTGGTTTGGCATtcagcacacacagatacaaacataCAGAGATCGGTAAACTAATATTGATGAATACTTCCTGCACTgctgtgtctctctttttctactAGTCCTGCAGATGTGCTGtgcacatgtttgttttttccgcTCTTATCCTGGTGTTAATTTACAGCGCATTTCaatacagacacactcacacacacacacacaaaagcacacacagagtcacTCCCATGGTAGATTTTTGTCCTCATCGAGAGATGCGGTAATGGGAGGCATGCATCGCCATTCTTGGTATTAAGCCCCCATTCCAGTGTTAACCTACttacagtgtgtctgtctttctcgcTCTCTTGTCCATCACTCTCTCCTTCCAGAATGACACTGAACTTTAAGAGTTATGTCTCTTACAGTATGTAAGAAGAGCACAGATAGTCAGGAATTAATAGAAAAAGAACTGGCCAGATAAGCATGAGCGCATTAAGGGCATGTAAGATTTCATTAAAAGTAAATGCTTTCGATGTGCTCACTGcattaaaacaagactaagagtctacagccatgctagtggcacaGCGGTACTAtaagttaaatgctaacattggaatgctaacatgctcacaaggACCAATGTTAACATGAGTTTagaaggtataatgtttaccatgttcaccattttctgTGTTAGTGTCAATCCAATTGTTGCTGAGGTATGTagttctggaccaaagtggtggactgaccgactgaTCAACGTTACCATACCCAGAGCCATGCGGTTAGCGAagctaaaaatgcattttgtagcCTCTCCAGCACgcatgaactgaaaacaagcaaaatgtatttgtccaaTGCAACTATCTACTCCCTACATCTTAGGGAAATGTAAAGAGATGATCATGTAATGcagttttttcacattaaagaTAAATTTTTCATCGTATGAGTATATTGAAATTAGTATAAGGATTTCCTGTGGTTTGGAAGTAATAATCGGATGGGTGTGATGCTCAGTGAATGCTGCTGGCTCACTACAACCTGTTTGTGTTGGATTGACAAGTCAACTAGACTCTGGCCTTGATGGCAAAACAACTCAGCTCATTTCCATCTAATCTGTAACATATTACACTTGTAGTCATTTCCATGAATAGTCAGCCTGTCCAGTACACCCACCACATTCCAACTGTAATGGTTACCCTGTTGTTGATTTACACTtaacatacaaaataatattagggacacacacaaatctgaatagatcaataaaaataaaaacaattttcctGTATTAATACCTCTGTTTCCCAAAGGAGGAGATGCATTAAAAGGACCACACTGGTCATGGAAGGCTTTTTAAAATGGCTGAGATGCAGCTGCTTTTGCACAAGCAAACCAATTTCAGAAGGATGTTCCTGAATCTGATACTTTATGCATTCGGCATATTGAACTCCCCCAAAAGGAATGCAGAACAGTGCAGGCTTACCAACATTTGGTTTGTATTTCTTGTTTGTCTCAGTCTCACCATGTCTGCTCTTCACCCAGGCTTAAAATACAGGCAATACAATAgactcatatatatatatatatatatatatatatatatatatatatatatatatatatatatatatatatatatatatatatagtgttgAGCAAGCTACTTGGATAGTGTTGTGAGCTAAGCTTCCAGTTACTCTAAATCTAAATTGCGAGTAaggt from Siniperca chuatsi isolate FFG_IHB_CAS linkage group LG13, ASM2008510v1, whole genome shotgun sequence includes:
- the LOC122887126 gene encoding kidney mitochondrial carrier protein 1, with protein sequence MSNVNWKPFVFGGLASVTAECGTFPIDLAKTRLQVQGQVGDSKYREIRYRGMLHAIVRICREEGLLALYSGIAPAMLRQASYGTIKIGTYQSFKRLLVDRPEDETLLTNVMCGVLSGVISSSIANPTDVLKIRMQAQGNVIQGSMMGNFINIYQQEGTRGLWKGVSLTAQRAAIVVGVELPVYDITKKHLILSGYMGDTVYTHFLSSFVCGLAGALASNPVDVVRTRMMNQRGGALYQGTVDCILQTWRSEGFMALYKGFFPNWLRLGPWNIIFFLTYEQLKKINV